A stretch of the Lytechinus variegatus isolate NC3 chromosome 5, Lvar_3.0, whole genome shotgun sequence genome encodes the following:
- the LOC121416022 gene encoding glycine-rich cell wall structural protein 1-like, which produces MQTFLFSCVFMACLACFQASPFDNFGNFGAYGDMNDQMDTPDAMGNAYGGDINEFGDTPDTPDMVDTPDAADFDIFAMAAAAAGQAAGQQAAGGDSGDYDSGEAAYNGMGGGGLGYGNYGGMGAGMGGGGNGVGLGGGANYNGMGGMGGFIGNPAYGYDHNDMFENDPGMLNARRSSKGRGVGIAIATIGLVVGAATIAIVIIRKQRQNNMQSL; this is translated from the coding sequence CATGCCTTGCCTGTTTCCAGGCATCCCCTTTCGATAACTTTGGTAACTTTGGTGCCTACGGAGACATGAACGACCAAATGGACACACCCGATGCGATGGGCAACGCATATGGAGGCGATATCAACGAGTTCGGAGACACCCCTGACACACCCGACATGGTCGATACCCCGGATGCAGCTGACTTCGATATCTTTGCCATGGCTGCCGCCGCTGCTGGCCAGGCGGCCGGTCAACAAGCAGCCGGTGGCGACTCGGGCGATTACGACAGCGGTGAGGCGGCATATAACGGCATGGGTGGTGGCGGTTTGGGCTACGGAAACTACGGCGGCATGGGTGCTGGTATGGGCGGCGGCGGCAACGGTGTCGGGCTCGGCGGTGGCGCAAACTACAACGGCATGGGTGGCATGGGCGGTTTCATCGGCAACCCAGCCTACGGTTATGACCACAACGACATGTTCGAGAACGACCCCGGTATGCTCAACGCTCGACGCTCATCCAAGGGACGTGGTGTTGGAATTGCAATCGCCACCATCGGCTTGGTCGTCGGGGCAGCCACCATCGCCATCGTCATCATCCGAAAACAGAGGCAGAATAACATGCAGAGTTTATAA